A DNA window from Ammospiza caudacuta isolate bAmmCau1 chromosome 21, bAmmCau1.pri, whole genome shotgun sequence contains the following coding sequences:
- the FAM78A gene encoding protein FAM78A has protein sequence MGCIQSISCKSKVFRESISVVEVKASIDPVPTSIDESSSVVLRYRTPHFRASAQVLVPPLPKKETWIVGWIQACSHMEFYNHYGDQGMSSWELPDLLDGKIQAISDSDGVNYPWYGNTTETCTIVGPTKKESKFNISMNDNFYPSVTWAVPVSDSNVAKLTSIHRDQSFTTWLVATNTATNEMVTLQTIKWRMRLGIEVNPSRPLGQRAKLQEPSAQEQPQVLSKNEPIPPSALVKPNANDAQVLMWRPKDGPPLVVIPPKHR, from the exons ATGGGCTGTATTCAGAGCATTAGCTGCAAATCCAAAGTTTTCCGGGAGAGCATTTCAGTGGTTGAAGTGAAAGCCTCCATCGATCCCGTTCCCACCAGCATTGACGAGTCCTCCAGCGTGGTGCTGCGCTACCGCACCCCTCACTTCCGAGCCTCTGCCCAGGTGTTGGTGCCCCCTCTCCCCAAGAAGGAGACCTGGATCGTGGGCTGGATCCAGGCTTGCAGCCACATGGAGTTCTACAACCACTACGGGGACCAGGGGAT GTCAAGCTGGGAGCTTCCAGATCTCCTGGACGGTAAAATCCAGGCCATCAGTGACTCAGACGGAGTGAACTATCCCTGGTATGGGAACACCACAGAAACCTGCACCATCGTGGGTCCCACCAAGAAGGAGTCCAAGTTCAACATCAGCATGAACGACAACTTCTACCCCAGCGTGACGTGGGCCGTGCCCGTCAGCGACAGCAACGTGGCCAAGCTCACCAGCATCCACCGGGATCAGAGCTTCACCACCTGGCTGGTGGCCACCAACACGGCCACCAACGAGATGGTGACCCTGCAGACTATCAAATGGCGCATGAGGCTGGGCATCGAGGTGAACCCCAGCAGGCCCCTGGGGCAGCGTGCCAAGCTGCAGGAGCCCTCTGcccaagagcagccccaggtccTCAGCAAGAATGAGCCAATACCACCCAGTGCCCTTGTCAAACCCAATGCCAATGATGCTCAGGTACTCATGTGGAGGCCAAAGGATGGACCACCACTCGTGGTGATACCCCCAAAGCATCGATAA